In Candidatus Defluviibacterium haderslevense, the following are encoded in one genomic region:
- a CDS encoding 2-oxoglutarate dehydrogenase E1 component, whose amino-acid sequence MKDLSFLANASPAYIEQLYLEFQKNPESIDEQWQQFFAGYDFAQSDKPLSSQSDNSAILEKEFAVMSLIHGYRSRGHLLSNTNPIRKRKDRKPFLQISDYDLHADDLNYQSQAGSELGLNQALVKDIITRLQTVYCGPIGFEYAYIEDRHRRNWLRNRIESRNNDQDFGLSIDQKKRILEKLNDAVIFEKFLHTKYVGQKRFSLEGGESLIPGLDAIINSGVDLGVEEVVIGMAHRGRLNVLANIMKKTYEQLFNEFEGLAIPDLSFGSGDVKYHLGFSSQTETVSGKKVQLKLAPNPSHLEAVNPVVEGLSRAKADLLYQSDYDKILPIIIHGDAAIAGQGVGYETLQMSQLEGFYTGGTIHFVINNQIGFTTDFEDARSATYCTSMASLVQAPVFHVNGDDPEAVIYASELAIAYRQEFNSDVFIDMVCYRRHGHNEGDDPKFTQPEMYEIIQSHPNVRELYLEVLTKRGDLEKSLADEMEKVFWNHLQERLDLVKQKTLPYLFQEPELAWRALQKKVDKKDFIRSPTTGISMDTIKELVSKLLVLPKPFNVLPKINRLMAAWQTLFDGSKVDWSMAELLAYASILNEGRNVRLSGQDVKRGTFSHRHAVLFDEENNEEYNRLSKINQDQGKIFIYNSLLSEFAVLGFEYGYSLATPNQLILWEAQFGDFVNGAQVIVDQFIATAELKWNRMSGLVMLLPHGYDGQGPEHSSGRLERFLQASAEFNIIVANVSTPANYFHLLRRQLTWNFRKPLVVMSPKSLLRHPKCISSFEEMSTGSRFQEIIDDDIQDKKSISKVIVCSGQIYYELIAKRDLLKQEKTAIVRIEQLYPFCGEQLLEITKNYTNATFAWVQEEPLNMGAASHVQKHWNFGSLQIIGRPESASSAVGHKKVHDAQLKEILDQAFS is encoded by the coding sequence ATGAAAGATCTTTCCTTTTTGGCCAATGCCAGTCCAGCTTATATTGAGCAACTTTATCTGGAATTTCAAAAGAACCCAGAATCCATTGATGAACAATGGCAGCAATTTTTTGCAGGTTATGATTTTGCACAAAGTGATAAACCACTTTCTTCCCAAAGCGATAATTCTGCTATTCTGGAAAAAGAATTTGCGGTAATGTCACTGATTCACGGCTATAGAAGCAGAGGTCACTTGTTATCCAATACCAATCCAATTAGGAAGCGGAAAGATCGTAAACCCTTTCTTCAAATAAGTGATTATGATTTGCATGCTGATGATTTAAATTATCAGTCACAAGCTGGGAGTGAACTTGGTTTGAATCAAGCTTTAGTGAAAGATATTATTACCAGACTTCAGACTGTCTATTGTGGTCCAATTGGTTTTGAGTATGCGTATATTGAAGATCGTCACCGTAGAAATTGGTTAAGAAATAGAATTGAATCACGGAATAATGATCAAGATTTTGGATTAAGTATTGATCAAAAAAAACGAATACTTGAAAAATTAAATGATGCTGTTATATTTGAAAAATTCTTGCACACCAAGTATGTAGGACAAAAAAGATTTTCACTTGAAGGTGGTGAAAGTTTAATTCCAGGATTGGATGCTATAATAAATAGTGGTGTTGATCTTGGGGTTGAAGAAGTGGTCATTGGAATGGCTCACAGAGGGCGATTGAATGTACTGGCCAATATCATGAAAAAAACCTACGAACAATTATTTAATGAGTTTGAAGGATTGGCAATTCCAGATCTAAGTTTCGGCTCCGGTGATGTAAAGTATCATCTGGGATTTTCTTCACAAACAGAAACAGTTAGTGGCAAAAAAGTTCAACTCAAATTAGCTCCGAATCCATCTCATCTTGAAGCGGTGAATCCTGTAGTTGAGGGATTGTCTAGAGCCAAAGCAGATCTATTGTATCAATCAGATTATGATAAAATATTACCTATTATAATACATGGTGATGCTGCTATTGCAGGACAAGGTGTTGGTTATGAGACTTTGCAAATGTCCCAACTAGAAGGATTTTATACAGGTGGTACGATACATTTTGTGATCAACAATCAGATTGGATTTACTACAGATTTTGAAGATGCAAGATCTGCTACCTATTGTACAAGTATGGCAAGTTTGGTGCAAGCACCTGTTTTTCACGTTAATGGTGATGATCCTGAAGCAGTTATTTACGCGAGCGAATTAGCGATTGCATACCGTCAAGAATTTAATAGTGATGTTTTTATTGATATGGTTTGTTATCGACGTCATGGTCATAATGAAGGAGATGATCCAAAATTTACACAGCCAGAGATGTATGAAATTATTCAGTCACATCCTAATGTTCGTGAATTGTATTTAGAAGTGTTAACTAAGAGGGGAGATTTAGAAAAAAGTTTAGCAGATGAAATGGAGAAGGTTTTTTGGAATCATCTACAAGAAAGGCTGGATCTGGTTAAACAAAAGACCTTGCCTTATTTATTTCAGGAACCTGAGTTAGCCTGGCGAGCACTTCAAAAGAAAGTTGATAAAAAGGATTTCATAAGAAGTCCTACCACAGGAATTTCAATGGATACGATAAAAGAATTAGTAAGTAAACTTTTAGTACTTCCAAAACCATTTAATGTTTTACCAAAAATCAATCGTTTGATGGCAGCTTGGCAAACATTGTTTGATGGTTCTAAAGTAGATTGGTCCATGGCAGAACTTTTGGCATATGCGAGTATTTTGAATGAAGGAAGAAATGTTAGATTAAGTGGCCAAGATGTAAAACGTGGAACCTTCTCACATAGACATGCGGTTTTGTTTGATGAAGAAAATAATGAGGAATACAATCGTTTATCAAAAATCAATCAAGACCAAGGGAAAATATTTATTTATAATTCACTCTTATCTGAATTTGCAGTTTTGGGATTTGAGTATGGATATTCATTGGCTACACCCAATCAATTGATCTTATGGGAGGCTCAATTCGGAGACTTTGTAAATGGTGCTCAGGTTATTGTAGACCAATTCATTGCTACTGCTGAGTTGAAGTGGAATCGGATGAGTGGCCTGGTTATGTTGTTACCACACGGTTATGATGGGCAGGGGCCTGAACACTCCTCCGGGAGATTGGAACGGTTTTTACAAGCAAGTGCTGAATTCAATATCATAGTAGCTAATGTATCAACACCGGCAAATTACTTTCATTTATTACGTCGACAATTGACATGGAATTTTCGAAAACCACTTGTGGTTATGTCACCAAAGTCTTTGTTAAGACATCCTAAATGTATTTCATCGTTTGAAGAAATGTCAACAGGATCTCGATTTCAGGAAATCATTGATGATGATATACAAGACAAAAAATCTATTTCCAAAGTAATAGTCTGTAGTGGACAGATTTATTACGAATTAATAGCCAAACGCGATTTATTAAAACAAGAAAAGACAGCAATTGTCCGAATCGAACAGTTATACCCTTTTTGTGGTGAACAGTTATTAGAAATAACAAAAAATTATACTAATGCTACATTTGCTTGGGTACAAGAAGAACCACTTAATATGGGAGCGGCATCTCATGTTCAGAAACATTGGAATTTTGGTTCATTGCAAATAATAGGAAGACCAGAAAGTGCATCTTCCGCAGTAGGACACAAGAAAGTGCATGATGCACAACTTAAGGAAATTTTAGATCAGGCATTTTCATGA